A stretch of the Chanos chanos chromosome 1, fChaCha1.1, whole genome shotgun sequence genome encodes the following:
- the tspan11 gene encoding tetraspanin-11 isoform X1, whose protein sequence is MGSAYKDDQEDWMTVCLKYLLFVFNFLFWMGGGAVLGVGIWTLIDKGDYLNLLASSTFAVSAYILILAGGLVMVTGFLGCCAVIREQRTCLSTYFSCLLLIFLIELVAGVLAYVYYQKLSEELKQHLTQTMTENYAQPGKDPITQAVDRLQQDFKCCGSNNSFDWRQSVYIRSPEAGSRLVPDSCCKTMTPSCGQRDHPSNIYRVEGGCITKLERFLADHLLIIGAVGIGVACLQVSATVLLSTNQHVAFFFPTALKLYPCPVQSSSH, encoded by the exons ATGGGCAGTGCATATAAGGACGATCAAGAAGACTGGATGACGGTGTGTCTGAAATaccttctctttgtcttcaaCTTCCTCTTCTGG atggGTGGAGGTGCAGTGTTAGGGGTGGGGATCTGGACTCTGATAGATAAAGGAGATTACCTGAACCTGCTGGCGTCCAGTACCTTTGCGGTGTCAGCCTACATCCTCATACTGGCTGGCGGACTGGTGATGGTCACTGGTTTCCTGGGCTGCTGTGCGGTCATCCGTGAGCAGCGGACCTGCCTGTCCACG TACTTCTCCTGTTTGCTGTTAATCTTCCTGATCGAGCTGGTGGCTGGAGTCCTGGCCTATGTGTATTACCAAAAG ttgaGTGAGGAGCTGAAACAGCATCTGACTCAGACGATGACTGAGAACTATGCCCAGCCAGGGAAGGATCCCATCACTCAGGCTGTGGATCGGCTGCAGCAGGAC TTTAAGTGCTGTGGCAGTAACAACTCGTTTGATTGGCGGCAGAGCGTGTACATTAGGTCTCCGGAGGCGGGCTCCAGGCTGGTCCCAGACAGCTGCTGTAAAACCATGACTCCCAGCTGTGGGCAGAGagaccacccctccaacatctACAGGGTGGAA GGTGGCTGCATCACCAAGCTGGAGCGTTTCCTGGCCGATCATTTGCTAATCATTGGAGCTGTGGGGATAGGTGTGGCCTGTTTACAGGTAAGTGCCACTGTGCTACTTTCAACCAATCAGCacgttgcattttttttccccactgcatTGAAATTATACCCATGTCCTGTACAAAGTAGCTCACACTGA
- the tspan11 gene encoding tetraspanin-11 isoform X3, with translation MGSAYKDDQEDWMTVCLKYLLFVFNFLFWMGGGAVLGVGIWTLIDKGDYLNLLASSTFAVSAYILILAGGLVMVTGFLGCCAVIREQRTCLSTYFSCLLLIFLIELVAGVLAYVYYQKLSEELKQHLTQTMTENYAQPGKDPITQAVDRLQQDFKCCGSNNSFDWRQSVYIRSPEAGSRLVPDSCCKTMTPSCGQRDHPSNIYRVEGGCITKLERFLADHLLIIGAVGIGVACLQICGMVFTCCLHRRIRLDPY, from the exons ATGGGCAGTGCATATAAGGACGATCAAGAAGACTGGATGACGGTGTGTCTGAAATaccttctctttgtcttcaaCTTCCTCTTCTGG atggGTGGAGGTGCAGTGTTAGGGGTGGGGATCTGGACTCTGATAGATAAAGGAGATTACCTGAACCTGCTGGCGTCCAGTACCTTTGCGGTGTCAGCCTACATCCTCATACTGGCTGGCGGACTGGTGATGGTCACTGGTTTCCTGGGCTGCTGTGCGGTCATCCGTGAGCAGCGGACCTGCCTGTCCACG TACTTCTCCTGTTTGCTGTTAATCTTCCTGATCGAGCTGGTGGCTGGAGTCCTGGCCTATGTGTATTACCAAAAG ttgaGTGAGGAGCTGAAACAGCATCTGACTCAGACGATGACTGAGAACTATGCCCAGCCAGGGAAGGATCCCATCACTCAGGCTGTGGATCGGCTGCAGCAGGAC TTTAAGTGCTGTGGCAGTAACAACTCGTTTGATTGGCGGCAGAGCGTGTACATTAGGTCTCCGGAGGCGGGCTCCAGGCTGGTCCCAGACAGCTGCTGTAAAACCATGACTCCCAGCTGTGGGCAGAGagaccacccctccaacatctACAGGGTGGAA GGTGGCTGCATCACCAAGCTGGAGCGTTTCCTGGCCGATCATTTGCTAATCATTGGAGCTGTGGGGATAGGTGTGGCCTGTTTACAG
- the tspan11 gene encoding tetraspanin-11 isoform X2 yields MGSAYKDDQEDWMTVCLKYLLFVFNFLFWMGGGAVLGVGIWTLIDKGDYLNLLASSTFAVSAYILILAGGLVMVTGFLGCCAVIREQRTCLSTYFSCLLLIFLIELVAGVLAYVYYQKLSEELKQHLTQTMTENYAQPGKDPITQAVDRLQQDFKCCGSNNSFDWRQSVYIRSPEAGSRLVPDSCCKTMTPSCGQRDHPSNIYRVEGGCITKLERFLADHLLIIGAVGIGVACLQLAGAVLTACFIYLLYKEEEEDFYDV; encoded by the exons ATGGGCAGTGCATATAAGGACGATCAAGAAGACTGGATGACGGTGTGTCTGAAATaccttctctttgtcttcaaCTTCCTCTTCTGG atggGTGGAGGTGCAGTGTTAGGGGTGGGGATCTGGACTCTGATAGATAAAGGAGATTACCTGAACCTGCTGGCGTCCAGTACCTTTGCGGTGTCAGCCTACATCCTCATACTGGCTGGCGGACTGGTGATGGTCACTGGTTTCCTGGGCTGCTGTGCGGTCATCCGTGAGCAGCGGACCTGCCTGTCCACG TACTTCTCCTGTTTGCTGTTAATCTTCCTGATCGAGCTGGTGGCTGGAGTCCTGGCCTATGTGTATTACCAAAAG ttgaGTGAGGAGCTGAAACAGCATCTGACTCAGACGATGACTGAGAACTATGCCCAGCCAGGGAAGGATCCCATCACTCAGGCTGTGGATCGGCTGCAGCAGGAC TTTAAGTGCTGTGGCAGTAACAACTCGTTTGATTGGCGGCAGAGCGTGTACATTAGGTCTCCGGAGGCGGGCTCCAGGCTGGTCCCAGACAGCTGCTGTAAAACCATGACTCCCAGCTGTGGGCAGAGagaccacccctccaacatctACAGGGTGGAA GGTGGCTGCATCACCAAGCTGGAGCGTTTCCTGGCCGATCATTTGCTAATCATTGGAGCTGTGGGGATAGGTGTGGCCTGTTTACAG CTAGCCGGAGCAGTGCTGACTGCCTGCTTTATCTATCTGCTTTataaagaagaggaagaagacttCTATGACgtgtga